Proteins from one Comamonas flocculans genomic window:
- a CDS encoding malonate--CoA ligase, with translation MQLPSQNLYSALRAAFPKNLDATAVFASTPEGAPLNYSWADLEHASARIANLLASLDLPAFSRIAVQVEKSVEAMLLYLAVLRAGHVFLPLNTAYQQAEIEYFIGNAEPAVVVCTPQNFGWVSKTAFKAGTHSVFTLGQDRSGSLLERAAQCGDRHTPVACGRDDMAAILYTSGTTGRSKGAMLTHGNLLSNALVLKDYWGWQPGDVLIHALPIYHAHGLFVGVHGALINGSPMVWFNKFDARATIAAFARATVFMGVPTLYVRMLAETSLTREAAAHMRLFISGSAPLLVDTFAAWQERTGHTILERYGMSETVMLCSNPCGADARHDGQSERRGGTVGFPLPGTELRVVDDDGKPLPAGEIGNIEVRGPNVFKGYWQMPEKTAQEFAAGGWFKTGDVGQQDARGYVSIVGRSKDLFISGGFNVYPAEIEGFINELPGVAESAVVGVPHADFGEVGVAVIVPRAGARPDTEAVITTLRAQLAHFKVPRRCFIAAQLPRNSMGKVQKNLLREQYRDLFLKK, from the coding sequence ATGCAGTTGCCTTCGCAAAACCTCTACAGCGCCCTGCGCGCCGCCTTTCCGAAGAACCTGGACGCGACAGCGGTCTTTGCCAGCACGCCCGAGGGCGCGCCGCTGAACTACTCCTGGGCCGACCTGGAGCACGCCAGCGCGCGCATCGCCAACCTGCTTGCATCGCTCGATCTGCCCGCATTCAGCCGCATCGCGGTGCAGGTCGAAAAATCGGTCGAGGCCATGCTGCTGTACCTGGCGGTGCTGCGCGCCGGGCATGTGTTCCTGCCGCTGAACACGGCGTACCAGCAGGCCGAGATCGAATACTTCATCGGCAACGCCGAACCGGCCGTCGTGGTCTGCACGCCGCAGAACTTCGGCTGGGTGTCAAAAACGGCGTTCAAGGCCGGCACGCACAGCGTCTTCACGCTGGGGCAGGACCGCAGCGGCAGCCTGCTCGAGCGCGCCGCGCAGTGCGGCGACCGGCACACGCCGGTGGCGTGCGGCAGGGACGACATGGCCGCCATCCTCTACACCAGCGGCACGACGGGGCGCAGCAAGGGCGCGATGCTCACGCACGGCAACCTGCTCTCCAACGCCCTGGTGCTCAAGGACTACTGGGGCTGGCAGCCCGGTGATGTGCTGATCCACGCGCTGCCGATCTACCACGCGCACGGCCTGTTCGTCGGCGTGCACGGCGCGTTGATCAACGGCAGCCCCATGGTCTGGTTCAACAAGTTCGACGCCAGGGCGACGATCGCCGCCTTCGCGCGTGCCACCGTCTTCATGGGCGTGCCCACGCTCTATGTGCGCATGCTGGCGGAAACAAGCTTGACGCGCGAGGCGGCGGCGCACATGCGCCTGTTCATCTCCGGCTCGGCGCCGCTCTTGGTCGATACCTTCGCCGCCTGGCAGGAGCGCACCGGCCACACCATCCTGGAACGCTACGGCATGAGCGAGACCGTGATGCTCTGCTCCAACCCCTGCGGTGCCGACGCACGCCACGACGGCCAGAGCGAGCGGCGCGGCGGCACCGTCGGTTTTCCCCTGCCCGGCACCGAGCTGCGCGTGGTGGACGACGACGGCAAGCCGCTGCCCGCCGGCGAGATCGGCAACATCGAGGTGCGCGGGCCCAACGTCTTCAAGGGCTACTGGCAGATGCCGGAAAAGACCGCGCAGGAGTTCGCCGCAGGCGGCTGGTTCAAGACCGGCGACGTGGGCCAGCAGGATGCGCGCGGCTACGTCAGCATCGTCGGGCGCAGCAAGGACCTTTTCATCAGCGGCGGCTTCAACGTCTATCCGGCCGAGATCGAGGGCTTCATCAACGAGCTGCCCGGTGTAGCCGAGAGCGCGGTCGTCGGCGTGCCGCATGCCGATTTTGGCGAGGTGGGCGTGGCCGTCATCGTGCCGCGCGCGGGAGCCAGGCCGGATACCGAAGCCGTCATCACCACGCTGCGCGCGCAGCTGGCGCACTTCAAGGTGCCCAGGCGCTGCTTCATCGCTGCACAGCTGCCACGCAACAGCATGGGCAAGGTGCAAAAGAACCTGCTGCGCGAGCAGTATCGGGATTTGTTCCTGAAAAAGTAG
- a CDS encoding enoyl-CoA hydratase/isomerase family protein has product MAGEIVLEAADALGIVRVTLRHPGRLNAMARAMWRELRTVFEGIQADAGARCVLVQGEGEAFCAGGDISEYPAFRFDAQKLRDFHEIEVWGGLSAMLECEVPIVAAIRGACMGAGVEIASCCDIRLAEEGARFGAPIARLGFPMAPREALLVARSVGDALARQMLLAAATFDARALQASGFLAEVLAPPELQDRAEKLARHIAALSPQAARLNKRVLRSLFERNTAQTLDGQAPTAMVSGLEDPYAYADSREHHEGIEAFLAKRKPRFTDDAH; this is encoded by the coding sequence ATGGCCGGTGAGATCGTGCTGGAAGCGGCCGATGCGCTGGGCATCGTGCGCGTCACGCTGCGCCACCCCGGGCGCCTGAACGCGATGGCGCGCGCCATGTGGCGCGAGCTGCGCACGGTGTTCGAGGGCATCCAGGCCGACGCCGGCGCGCGCTGCGTGCTGGTGCAAGGCGAGGGTGAGGCCTTCTGCGCCGGCGGCGATATTTCCGAATACCCGGCGTTTCGCTTCGATGCGCAAAAGCTGCGCGACTTTCACGAGATCGAGGTCTGGGGAGGCCTGTCGGCCATGCTGGAGTGCGAGGTGCCCATCGTTGCCGCGATCCGCGGCGCCTGCATGGGCGCGGGCGTGGAGATCGCCAGTTGCTGCGACATCCGCCTGGCCGAGGAGGGCGCGCGCTTTGGCGCGCCGATCGCGCGCCTGGGTTTCCCGATGGCGCCGCGCGAGGCGCTGCTTGTCGCGAGGAGCGTGGGCGACGCGCTGGCGCGGCAGATGCTGCTGGCCGCCGCCACCTTCGACGCGCGCGCGCTGCAGGCCAGCGGTTTCCTGGCCGAGGTGCTGGCCCCGCCAGAGCTGCAGGACAGGGCCGAGAAGCTGGCCCGCCACATCGCCGCGCTGTCGCCGCAGGCCGCCCGGCTGAACAAGCGCGTGCTGCGTTCGTTATTTGAAAGAAATACGGCCCAAACGCTTGATGGACAAGCGCCAACAGCTATGGTTTCAGGACTTGAAGACCCTTACGCCTACGCCGACAGCCGCGAGCACCATGAAGGCATAGAGGCCTTCCTCGCCAAGCGCAAGCCGCGTTTTACGGATGACGCCCACTGA
- the lgt gene encoding prolipoprotein diacylglyceryl transferase, with product MLMYPRIDPVALQVGPLAIHWYGLTYLAAFGLFLWLGNLRLKHQPYASMRGDAAWTRKDVEDILFLGVLGVIVGGRLGYCLFYKPGYYAGHPLEIFAVWKGGMSFHGGMLGVALAMLWYAHSRRRPWLQVVDFVAPCVPTGLAAGRVGNFINGELWGRFASPELPWAMVFPQSGAMQPRHPSQIYQFLLEGLLLFVLLWLYARRPRKRGEVTAAFLVGYGVLRFTAEYFREPDDYLGLLSLGLSMGQWLCIPMVLAGVLLWLWAQRQGAAHGR from the coding sequence ATGCTGATGTACCCCCGCATCGATCCGGTGGCCCTGCAGGTCGGGCCGCTGGCGATCCACTGGTATGGCCTGACCTATCTGGCCGCCTTCGGTCTGTTCCTGTGGCTGGGCAACTTGCGCCTGAAGCACCAGCCCTATGCCTCGATGCGGGGCGACGCGGCCTGGACGCGCAAGGACGTGGAAGACATCCTCTTCCTTGGGGTGCTCGGCGTGATCGTCGGCGGGCGCCTGGGCTACTGCCTGTTCTACAAGCCCGGCTACTACGCCGGCCACCCGCTGGAGATTTTTGCCGTCTGGAAGGGCGGCATGAGCTTTCACGGCGGCATGCTGGGCGTGGCGCTGGCCATGCTGTGGTACGCGCATTCGCGCCGGCGCCCCTGGCTGCAGGTGGTCGACTTCGTCGCGCCCTGCGTGCCCACGGGCCTGGCGGCCGGGCGCGTCGGCAATTTCATCAATGGCGAGCTGTGGGGGCGCTTTGCCTCGCCCGAGCTGCCCTGGGCCATGGTGTTTCCGCAAAGCGGCGCTATGCAGCCGCGCCATCCATCGCAGATCTACCAGTTCCTGCTCGAAGGGCTGCTGCTCTTCGTGCTGCTGTGGCTCTATGCCCGGCGTCCGCGCAAGAGGGGCGAAGTGACGGCGGCCTTCCTCGTCGGCTACGGCGTGCTGCGCTTTACGGCCGAGTATTTCCGCGAGCCCGACGACTACCTCGGCCTGCTGTCGCTGGGCCTGAGCATGGGCCAGTGGCTGTGCATTCCCATGGTGCTCGCGGGCGTGCTGCTGTGGCTGTGGGCGCAGCGGCAGGGGGCGGCGCATGGCCGGTGA
- a CDS encoding 3-hydroxybutyrate dehydrogenase — protein MSLKGKTALVTGAASGLGKRIAEVFADAGAQVVVADLKQADAQAAADAIASKGVKTMGIAMDVTSEQAVDEGFARVQKELGAVDILVSNAGIQIVAPIQDFKFSDWKKLLAVHLDGGFLTSRAAVRQMIASGRGGSIIFMGSVHSKEASKLKSPYVTAKHGLEGLAKVIAKEGAQHNIRSNVICPGFVRTPLVEKQIPEQAQELGISEEEVIKNVMLKETVDGEFTTVDDVAQAALTFASWPSNALTGQSLVVSHGWFMQ, from the coding sequence CTGAGCCTCAAGGGCAAGACCGCCCTCGTCACGGGCGCCGCCAGCGGTCTGGGAAAGCGCATCGCCGAAGTCTTCGCCGATGCCGGAGCCCAGGTCGTGGTGGCCGACCTCAAGCAGGCCGATGCCCAGGCCGCCGCAGACGCCATCGCCAGCAAGGGCGTCAAGACCATGGGCATCGCCATGGACGTGACCAGCGAGCAGGCGGTGGACGAGGGTTTTGCGCGGGTGCAAAAAGAGCTCGGCGCGGTGGACATCCTGGTGAGCAACGCCGGCATCCAGATCGTCGCGCCGATCCAGGACTTCAAATTCTCGGACTGGAAGAAGCTGCTCGCGGTGCACCTCGACGGCGGTTTCCTCACCTCGCGCGCCGCGGTGCGCCAGATGATCGCCTCGGGGCGCGGCGGCAGCATCATCTTCATGGGTTCGGTGCACTCCAAGGAGGCGTCCAAGCTCAAGAGCCCCTACGTCACGGCCAAGCACGGCCTGGAAGGCCTGGCCAAGGTCATCGCCAAGGAGGGCGCGCAGCACAACATCCGCAGCAACGTGATCTGCCCCGGCTTCGTGCGCACGCCGCTCGTTGAAAAACAGATCCCCGAACAGGCGCAGGAGCTGGGCATCAGCGAGGAAGAGGTGATCAAGAACGTGATGCTCAAGGAAACGGTCGATGGCGAATTCACTACCGTGGACGACGTCGCGCAGGCCGCGCTCACCTTCGCGAGCTGGCCGAGCAATGCGCTGACCGGCCAGTCGCTGGTGGTGAGCCACGGCTGGTTCATGCAGTAA
- a CDS encoding PaaI family thioesterase, whose product MTDVHDRVARSFAAQGLMKTLGARLARVEDGVVEIEMPASAALSQQHGYVHAGAVTSIVDSACGYAALTRAPEGCDVVTAEFKVNFLRPALGQRFLAVGRVVNAGKSMGVCTGEVRAYAEGAQDCKVVALMQATMVFVRP is encoded by the coding sequence ATGACAGATGTGCACGACAGGGTGGCGCGCAGTTTCGCGGCCCAGGGCTTGATGAAAACGCTGGGCGCGCGGCTGGCGCGCGTGGAGGATGGCGTGGTGGAAATCGAGATGCCCGCAAGCGCCGCGCTCAGCCAGCAGCATGGTTACGTGCATGCGGGCGCGGTGACCAGCATCGTGGACAGCGCCTGCGGCTACGCGGCGCTGACCCGCGCGCCCGAGGGCTGCGACGTGGTCACGGCCGAGTTCAAGGTCAACTTCCTGCGCCCCGCGCTGGGGCAGCGCTTCCTTGCCGTCGGGCGGGTGGTCAATGCGGGCAAGAGCATGGGCGTGTGCACCGGCGAGGTGCGCGCCTATGCCGAGGGCGCGCAGGATTGCAAGGTGGTCGCGCTGATGCAGGCCACCATGGTCTTCGTGCGGCCCTGA
- the ilvD gene encoding dihydroxy-acid dehydratase: MTDPKAINHRSAHITEGKARAPNRSMFYGMGYKEGDFKKPMVGVANGHSTITPCNSGLQRLADAAIEGIQLAGGNAQVFGTPTISDGMAMGTEGMKYSLVSREVISDCVETCVQGQWMDGCVVIGGCDKNLPGGMMGMLRANVPSIYVYGGTILPGCVNGCDLNIVSVFEAVGENAAGKISDGQLKEIEQHAIPGTGSCGGMYTANTMSSAFEAMGMSLPYSSTMANPHQEKVDSARESARVLIEAIQRDLKPRDIVTKKSIENAVAVIMAVGGSTNAVLHFLAIAHAAGVDWSIDDFERMRKKVPVFCDLKPSGKYLAVDLHKAGGIPQVMKMLLNAGLLHGDCMTITGKTIAETLADVPDAPRADQDVIHPIDQPLYKQGHLAILKGNLSTEGCVAKITGLKNPVITGPARVFDDEQSALAAILDHKIQAGDVMVLRYLGPKGGPGMPEMLAPTGALIGEGLGESVGLITDGRFSGGTWGMVVGHVAPEAAVGGTIALVQEGDSITIDARQLLLQLNVSDEEIARRRAAWKAPAPRYTRGVLAKFARNASTASRGAVLDAFD, from the coding sequence ATGACCGACCCCAAAGCCATCAACCACCGCTCCGCCCATATTACCGAAGGCAAGGCCCGCGCACCCAACCGCTCGATGTTCTACGGCATGGGCTACAAGGAGGGTGACTTCAAGAAACCCATGGTCGGCGTGGCCAACGGCCACAGCACCATCACGCCGTGCAACAGCGGCCTGCAGCGCCTGGCGGACGCGGCCATCGAGGGCATCCAGCTGGCCGGAGGCAATGCGCAGGTGTTCGGCACGCCGACCATCAGCGACGGCATGGCCATGGGCACCGAAGGCATGAAGTATTCGCTCGTGAGCCGCGAGGTCATCAGCGACTGCGTCGAGACCTGCGTGCAGGGCCAGTGGATGGACGGCTGCGTCGTCATCGGCGGCTGCGACAAGAACTTGCCCGGCGGCATGATGGGCATGCTGCGCGCCAACGTGCCCAGCATCTATGTGTATGGCGGCACCATCCTGCCCGGCTGCGTGAACGGCTGCGACCTGAACATCGTCAGCGTCTTCGAGGCCGTGGGCGAGAACGCCGCCGGCAAGATCAGCGACGGCCAGCTCAAGGAGATCGAGCAGCACGCGATTCCGGGCACCGGCTCGTGCGGCGGCATGTACACCGCCAACACCATGAGCAGCGCCTTCGAGGCCATGGGCATGAGCCTGCCCTATTCGTCCACCATGGCCAATCCGCACCAGGAGAAGGTCGATTCGGCGCGCGAATCCGCCAGGGTGCTGATCGAAGCCATCCAGCGCGACCTGAAGCCGCGCGACATCGTCACGAAAAAATCCATCGAGAACGCCGTCGCCGTGATCATGGCCGTGGGCGGCTCGACCAATGCGGTGCTGCACTTCCTGGCGATCGCCCACGCAGCCGGGGTGGACTGGAGCATCGACGACTTCGAGCGCATGCGCAAGAAGGTACCGGTGTTCTGCGACCTCAAGCCCAGCGGCAAGTACCTGGCCGTGGACCTGCACAAGGCCGGCGGCATTCCGCAGGTGATGAAGATGCTGCTGAACGCCGGGCTGCTGCACGGCGACTGCATGACCATCACCGGCAAGACCATTGCCGAAACGCTGGCCGACGTGCCCGATGCGCCGCGCGCCGACCAGGACGTGATCCACCCGATCGACCAGCCGCTGTACAAGCAAGGCCACCTGGCCATCCTCAAGGGCAACCTCAGCACCGAGGGCTGCGTGGCCAAGATCACCGGCCTGAAGAACCCGGTCATCACCGGCCCGGCGCGCGTGTTCGACGACGAGCAGTCGGCGCTTGCCGCCATTCTCGATCACAAGATCCAGGCCGGCGACGTGATGGTGCTGCGCTACCTCGGCCCCAAGGGCGGCCCGGGCATGCCCGAGATGCTCGCGCCCACCGGCGCGCTGATCGGCGAAGGCCTGGGCGAGAGCGTGGGATTGATCACCGACGGGCGCTTTTCCGGCGGCACCTGGGGCATGGTGGTCGGCCACGTGGCGCCCGAAGCGGCCGTGGGCGGCACGATAGCCCTGGTGCAGGAAGGGGATTCGATCACCATCGATGCGCGCCAACTGTTGCTGCAGCTCAACGTTTCCGACGAGGAAATCGCGCGCCGGCGCGCCGCCTGGAAGGCCCCCGCGCCGCGCTACACGCGCGGCGTGTTGGCCAAATTTGCGCGCAACGCTTCCACCGCCAGTCGCGGTGCGGTGCTGGACGCGTTCGACTGA
- a CDS encoding TIGR04438 family Trp-rich protein — protein sequence MYTLILGVLLVLLKYLEVAPVAAWSWWWVLAPFALTFAWWVWADSTGFTKRKAMEKMDRRKRERVQRQKESLGMAPRRRR from the coding sequence GTGTACACACTGATTCTGGGCGTGCTGCTGGTGCTCCTGAAATACCTGGAGGTCGCCCCGGTGGCCGCCTGGTCGTGGTGGTGGGTGCTGGCGCCTTTTGCGCTCACCTTCGCCTGGTGGGTGTGGGCCGATTCCACGGGTTTCACCAAGCGCAAGGCCATGGAAAAAATGGACCGGCGCAAGCGTGAACGCGTGCAGCGGCAGAAGGAGTCGCTGGGCATGGCGCCCCGGCGCAGGCGCTGA
- a CDS encoding c-type cytochrome, giving the protein MKAALIALTVAFAASAPAFAQDAAALAKSKNCMSCHAVDKKVVGPAYKEVAKKFAGQKDAEAQLIKAVLEGSKGVWGPIPMPANKNVSQAEAKQLVDWILSMK; this is encoded by the coding sequence ATGAAAGCCGCCCTGATCGCCCTCACCGTCGCATTCGCCGCATCGGCGCCCGCTTTTGCGCAGGATGCCGCCGCGCTGGCCAAGTCCAAGAACTGCATGTCCTGCCATGCGGTGGACAAGAAGGTGGTGGGTCCGGCCTACAAGGAAGTGGCCAAGAAGTTCGCCGGCCAGAAGGACGCCGAGGCGCAGCTCATCAAGGCCGTGCTCGAAGGCAGCAAGGGCGTGTGGGGCCCGATCCCCATGCCCGCCAACAAGAACGTGAGCCAGGCCGAAGCCAAGCAGCTGGTGGACTGGATTCTCTCGATGAAGTGA
- a CDS encoding class I SAM-dependent methyltransferase: MRPPYGSLEARLEKSPVPIAIVLPDGDRIGPADASLRLTLHDPAAVAALATGAIGTVGAEIVEGRVRFEGSVRELMLAAQALLQADPVHDEHTTWWRQALVWYVSRARHTTARDAENIQFHYDVSDDFYALWLDPWRVYSCAYYRTPDMALAQAQEAKLDHICRKLRLQPGERFLDVGSGWGGMLLWAAEHYGVQGTGITLSRNQYAYVQKCIEERGLGGRVQVLLQDYRELQVSEPFDKISSIGMFEHVGRAQMPTYFSTLQRLLKPGGLAMNHGITAGGVDNTGLGAGLGEFIDRYIFPGGELLHVSVALQEIARAGLEMVDTENIRPHYARTLWAWSDALEAQLPRAREILVAQHGEDRGDKVLRAYRLYLAGCALGFEQGWVALHQILMTRPDGLPDSGPMAGAQSEYPFNREYIYTPPQAGATPRRQP, encoded by the coding sequence ATGAGGCCGCCCTACGGCTCGCTTGAGGCCAGGCTGGAAAAGTCGCCCGTTCCCATCGCCATCGTGCTGCCAGACGGTGACCGCATCGGCCCCGCCGATGCTTCGCTGCGCCTGACGCTGCACGACCCCGCCGCGGTGGCGGCGCTCGCTACGGGCGCGATCGGCACCGTGGGCGCGGAGATCGTCGAAGGGCGGGTGCGGTTCGAGGGCAGCGTGCGCGAGCTGATGCTCGCGGCCCAGGCGCTGCTGCAGGCCGACCCGGTGCATGACGAGCACACCACCTGGTGGCGCCAGGCCCTGGTGTGGTACGTCTCGCGCGCACGCCACACCACGGCCAGGGACGCGGAGAACATCCAGTTCCACTACGACGTCTCGGACGACTTCTACGCGCTCTGGCTCGACCCCTGGCGCGTGTATTCCTGCGCCTACTACCGCACGCCGGACATGGCGCTCGCGCAGGCCCAGGAAGCCAAGCTCGACCACATCTGCCGCAAGCTGCGCCTGCAGCCGGGCGAGCGCTTCCTGGATGTGGGCTCGGGCTGGGGCGGCATGCTGCTGTGGGCGGCCGAGCACTACGGCGTGCAGGGCACCGGCATCACGCTGTCCAGGAACCAGTACGCCTATGTGCAAAAGTGCATAGAAGAGCGCGGCCTTGGCGGGCGCGTACAGGTGCTGCTGCAGGACTACCGCGAGCTGCAGGTGAGCGAGCCCTTCGACAAGATCTCCTCCATCGGCATGTTCGAGCATGTGGGCCGCGCGCAGATGCCCACCTACTTTTCCACGCTGCAGCGCCTGCTCAAGCCCGGCGGCCTGGCGATGAACCATGGCATCACCGCCGGCGGCGTGGACAACACCGGGCTGGGCGCGGGCCTGGGCGAATTCATCGACCGCTACATCTTTCCCGGCGGCGAGCTGCTGCACGTGAGCGTGGCGCTGCAGGAGATCGCCCGCGCCGGGCTGGAGATGGTGGACACCGAAAACATCCGCCCGCACTACGCGCGCACGCTCTGGGCCTGGTCGGACGCGCTGGAGGCGCAGCTGCCGCGCGCGCGGGAGATCCTGGTGGCGCAGCACGGCGAAGACCGCGGCGACAAGGTGCTGCGCGCCTACCGCCTGTATCTGGCGGGCTGCGCGCTGGGCTTCGAGCAGGGCTGGGTGGCGCTGCACCAGATTCTCATGACCCGCCCCGACGGCCTGCCCGACAGCGGGCCCATGGCCGGCGCGCAGAGCGAATACCCGTTCAACCGCGAATACATCTACACCCCGCCCCAAGCGGGCGCCACACCGCGAAGGCAGCCATGA
- a CDS encoding peroxidase-related enzyme (This protein belongs to a clade of uncharacterized proteins related to peroxidases such as the alkylhydroperoxidase AhpD.): MTQRYPVPELASLPEDVRARILEVQEKAGFIPNVFLAFARRPAEWRAFFAYHDALMLKEEGSLSKGEREMIVVATSSANGCLYCVVAHGALLRIYEKQPLVSDQVAVNYRKADITPRQRAMLDFALKVSQRSAEIEEADFEQLHAHGFDDEDIWDIAAISAFFGLSNRMASFASMLPNPEFYLMGRLPREKKA, translated from the coding sequence ATGACACAACGCTACCCCGTGCCCGAACTGGCCAGCCTGCCCGAGGACGTCCGCGCGCGCATCCTCGAAGTGCAGGAAAAGGCCGGCTTCATCCCCAACGTCTTCCTCGCCTTCGCGCGCCGCCCGGCCGAATGGCGCGCCTTCTTCGCCTACCACGACGCGCTCATGCTCAAGGAGGAAGGCAGCCTTAGCAAGGGCGAGCGCGAGATGATCGTCGTCGCCACGAGCAGCGCCAACGGCTGCCTGTACTGCGTGGTGGCGCACGGCGCGCTGCTGCGCATCTACGAAAAGCAGCCGCTGGTGAGCGACCAGGTGGCGGTCAACTACCGCAAGGCCGACATCACGCCGCGCCAGCGCGCCATGCTGGACTTCGCGCTCAAGGTCAGCCAGCGCTCCGCCGAGATCGAGGAGGCCGACTTCGAGCAGCTGCATGCGCACGGTTTCGACGACGAGGACATCTGGGACATCGCCGCGATCAGCGCCTTCTTCGGCCTGTCCAACCGCATGGCAAGTTTTGCCAGCATGCTGCCCAACCCCGAGTTCTACCTGATGGGCCGCCTGCCGCGCGAGAAGAAGGCCTGA
- a CDS encoding phosphoethanolamine transferase: MQTDPAERGARPLPGARRWLVGPMSAQRAALYLSLYLLAAANWPLWLELARIAGAPAELARLALGMAGLSMAATLLVLAPLAWTRAARWLWVAVLLVAALAQYYMLVYKVAMDPGMLANVLQTDVREARDLLSWRMLAALGLVMLVPSWWLARLRLAPAPWWRQWLGNGLLLALALVLAALSVALGSRDLAPLMRNHPALRYLINPAAPLFSTGVAIHERWFSRPRTLVRMTEGAGLGASYAPAQRPLLFVLVVGETARADHFALNGYARDTNPELERRDVLSWRQVFACGTSTYASLPCMFSPLGREAFIARTQDYENLLDVVQAAGLAVLWLDNQGGCKGVCERVPFADAIDGLDAQQRARLCQGGECSDEAMLAGLDARIAALPEAQRARGVLLVLHQMGSHGPAYYKRSRPEQKRFAPECRTEVLSDCDHQALINTYDNSIVATDAFLARTLDWLQARAGEQDTGMLYLSDHGESLGEYGLFLHGMPYGIAPDAQKHVPMIGWFSAPLRARLSLSTDCLRAGLDQRLTHDHLYSSMLGALDLHSPSYQRALDVLAPCRKP, encoded by the coding sequence ATGCAGACCGATCCTGCTGAGCGCGGGGCCCGGCCATTGCCCGGCGCGCGCCGCTGGCTCGTCGGCCCGATGTCCGCCCAGCGCGCGGCGCTGTACCTGAGCCTGTACCTGCTCGCGGCCGCGAACTGGCCGCTGTGGCTGGAGCTGGCGCGCATTGCCGGCGCGCCGGCGGAGCTCGCGCGCCTGGCGCTCGGCATGGCCGGCCTGAGCATGGCGGCCACGCTGCTGGTGCTCGCGCCGCTGGCCTGGACGCGCGCGGCGCGCTGGCTGTGGGTGGCGGTGCTGCTGGTGGCGGCGCTGGCGCAGTACTACATGCTGGTCTACAAGGTGGCGATGGACCCAGGCATGCTGGCCAACGTGTTGCAGACCGATGTGCGCGAGGCGCGCGACCTGCTCTCCTGGCGCATGCTGGCAGCGCTGGGGCTGGTCATGCTGGTGCCCAGCTGGTGGCTCGCGCGCCTGCGCCTTGCGCCCGCGCCCTGGTGGCGCCAGTGGCTGGGCAACGGCTTGCTGCTGGCGCTGGCGCTGGTGCTGGCCGCGCTCAGCGTGGCCCTGGGTTCACGCGATCTGGCGCCGCTGATGCGCAACCACCCGGCGCTGCGCTATCTGATCAACCCGGCGGCGCCGCTGTTTTCCACCGGCGTGGCCATCCATGAGCGCTGGTTCAGCCGCCCGCGCACCCTGGTGCGCATGACCGAGGGCGCGGGCCTGGGCGCCAGCTACGCGCCGGCGCAGCGGCCGCTGCTCTTCGTGCTGGTGGTGGGCGAGACGGCGCGCGCCGACCACTTTGCGCTCAACGGCTATGCACGCGACACCAACCCCGAGCTGGAGCGCCGCGACGTGCTGAGCTGGCGCCAGGTGTTTGCCTGCGGCACCAGCACCTATGCCTCGCTGCCGTGCATGTTCTCGCCGCTGGGACGCGAGGCCTTCATCGCGCGCACCCAGGACTACGAAAACCTGCTGGACGTGGTCCAGGCCGCGGGCCTGGCGGTGCTGTGGCTGGACAACCAGGGCGGCTGCAAGGGCGTGTGCGAGCGCGTGCCCTTTGCCGACGCGATCGACGGCCTGGATGCGCAGCAGCGCGCACGCCTGTGCCAGGGCGGTGAATGCAGCGATGAAGCCATGCTGGCGGGGCTGGACGCCCGCATCGCCGCGCTGCCCGAGGCGCAGCGTGCGCGCGGCGTGCTGCTGGTGCTGCACCAGATGGGCAGCCATGGTCCCGCCTACTACAAGCGTTCGCGCCCCGAACAAAAGCGCTTTGCGCCCGAATGCCGCACCGAGGTGCTCTCCGACTGCGACCATCAGGCGCTGATCAACACCTACGACAACTCCATCGTCGCGACCGACGCCTTCCTCGCGCGCACCCTCGACTGGCTGCAGGCGCGCGCGGGCGAGCAGGACACCGGCATGCTCTACCTCAGCGACCACGGCGAATCGCTGGGCGAATACGGGCTGTTCCTGCACGGCATGCCCTACGGCATTGCGCCGGATGCGCAAAAGCACGTGCCCATGATCGGCTGGTTCAGCGCCCCTTTGCGCGCGCGTCTGAGCCTGTCCACCGATTGCCTGCGCGCCGGCCTGGACCAGCGCCTGACGCACGACCATCTCTATTCCAGCATGCTCGGGGCGCTGGATCTGCACTCGCCCAGCTACCAGCGTGCGCTCGATGTGCTGGCGCCGTGCCGCAAGCCTTGA